A window of the Butyricimonas faecalis genome harbors these coding sequences:
- the greA gene encoding transcription elongation factor GreA has translation MTKKVSYVTKEGLKKLQDELDNLQNVERPKISKAIGEAIEKGDISENAEYDAAKDAQGLLEAKIAQLQDIISNCRIIDESQIDTSKVQILNKVTIKNTKTKATMTYTLVSESEADFKAGKLSITTPIAKALIGKKLGDKVEVQVPAGTMEFEIMDISI, from the coding sequence ATGACAAAGAAGGTATCTTATGTAACCAAAGAAGGGCTGAAAAAATTGCAGGATGAACTGGACAATTTGCAGAATGTAGAGCGCCCTAAGATTTCCAAAGCAATAGGGGAAGCCATTGAAAAAGGAGATATCTCCGAGAATGCAGAGTATGACGCGGCGAAAGATGCCCAGGGATTACTGGAAGCTAAAATCGCTCAGCTACAAGATATAATATCCAATTGTCGGATCATTGACGAGTCTCAGATCGATACGTCAAAAGTTCAGATATTGAATAAGGTGACGATCAAAAACACTAAAACCAAGGCGACAATGACCTACACGTTGGTGTCAGAGAGTGAAGCTGATTTCAAGGCTGGCAAATTATCCATCACGACCCCAATCGCTAAAGCGTTGATCGGTAAAAAACTAGGAGACAAGGTGGAAGTGCAAGTTCCGGCAGGCACGATGGAGTTTGAGATCATGGACATTTCAATTTAA
- a CDS encoding HIT family protein encodes MASIFTMIINGEIPSYKVAEDEHYYAFLDINPLQKGHTLVVPKREEDYLFDLTDEELAGMMLFAKKVAKAIKKSIPCQRVGVAVVGLDVPHAHIHLVPLVEGNELNFSNPKKQFPKEEMEACAKLINSNL; translated from the coding sequence ATGGCTTCAATTTTCACGATGATTATTAACGGGGAGATTCCATCTTACAAGGTGGCCGAGGATGAGCATTATTACGCATTCTTGGATATTAACCCCCTGCAAAAGGGACACACGCTGGTGGTTCCGAAGCGAGAGGAAGACTATTTGTTTGACCTGACGGATGAAGAATTAGCCGGGATGATGCTGTTTGCCAAAAAGGTGGCCAAAGCAATAAAGAAGAGTATCCCCTGTCAACGAGTAGGGGTAGCCGTGGTAGGATTGGATGTCCCGCACGCTCATATTCATTTGGTTCCTTTGGTTGAAGGCAACGAGTTGAACTTCTCTAACCCGAAAAAACAGTTCCCGAAAGAGGAAATGGAAGCTTGCGCTAAGCTGATTAATAGCAATCTGTAA
- a CDS encoding PaaI family thioesterase, with amino-acid sequence MERKKLYNAYEQHEGYNCFGCASGNEHGLRCEFYEEGEYITCHWMPRPEFQGFFHVLHGGIQATLIDEIACWNVFAKVKSAGVTVELTTKYRATVYSDRGELFLRSRIVEQTSRLAKMHVELFNADGTLGSEADVVYRIFPENVARQRLGWTGIEAFYRDEK; translated from the coding sequence ATGGAAAGAAAAAAATTATATAACGCCTACGAACAACACGAGGGATATAATTGCTTCGGTTGTGCATCCGGAAATGAACATGGCTTACGCTGTGAATTCTACGAAGAAGGGGAATATATTACTTGCCATTGGATGCCCCGGCCAGAGTTTCAAGGATTTTTTCACGTGTTACATGGAGGGATACAGGCAACGTTGATAGATGAAATCGCATGTTGGAATGTTTTCGCGAAGGTGAAAAGCGCGGGTGTCACGGTTGAATTGACCACGAAATATCGTGCTACAGTCTATTCCGACCGGGGAGAACTATTCCTGCGTTCCCGCATCGTGGAACAAACTTCGCGTCTGGCGAAAATGCACGTGGAACTATTCAATGCCGATGGAACGCTGGGGAGTGAGGCAGATGTGGTTTATCGTATATTCCCTGAAAATGTGGCCCGTCAACGATTAGGATGGACGGGGATCGAGGCGTTTTATCGTGACGAAAAATAA
- a CDS encoding thioredoxin family protein — MKNFILFTCLLFLYTSSFCQEGIHFEPLTFEQAKAKAKAEKKLIFMDCYTSWCGPCKYMTEQVFTRKEAGTYFNPRFISVKFDMEKGEGKILAKRFPISAYPTFFIIRPDGSIQHTIVGGGPLDIFIDRVEKGVHVKTSLDYLQKQYKKGKLSKKQMMEYITILNQNQNYEKSKQISQELETRLTYKDRVKKEFWPLIESKNYGDPEFQFVLNHLSVLQKNIGEETLDHYLQSRFLVPISQCRTKQGEATQQQLEKIRQELSLVEFKSKENLINKLLFAEACAQENIDSIITLTQKMSIQPFSNDDLWFILSPYLNWMDKKGNKKQFYEAANLLDSLALKTQDKNMKTKLSHYAESFKILAYQGIFFHDLSFDEAKQKAQKENKMLFIDCYTRWCGPCMYMTNTIFKEEALGDFMNKQFICVKYDLETEKGSIIQKQYNVQVYPTFIILNPDGSLRHQFVGGGNSSKFLQKVKDGLDDRQSLSALNHKYNNGCRDKEFLTLYLNKLTELYSPQAIQVALDLFQQLNEEEKLSKNYWFLTGNIDIAPKDSEIGKYVLENRAKFFQTIGEEEVNNRLLNSYMKEVMMILYGKMIQTSPENLDKISRQITALHLKNNQVYQAYIKIAKAKLSNDIDHFISVCEKEYSKEFNKKVLYNMEGVGNNATSAQKKRWNDFLKKISSK, encoded by the coding sequence ATGAAGAATTTTATACTTTTCACGTGTTTACTCTTCTTATACACATCCAGTTTCTGTCAAGAAGGGATTCATTTTGAACCATTGACTTTTGAGCAAGCAAAAGCAAAAGCCAAAGCAGAAAAAAAACTAATATTTATGGACTGTTACACTTCGTGGTGCGGTCCATGTAAATACATGACAGAGCAGGTGTTCACACGCAAAGAGGCCGGGACATATTTTAATCCTCGTTTCATTTCCGTGAAATTCGATATGGAAAAAGGGGAAGGAAAGATATTAGCCAAACGATTTCCTATCTCCGCTTACCCGACATTTTTTATTATTCGCCCAGATGGAAGCATTCAACACACGATCGTAGGTGGTGGGCCTTTAGATATATTTATTGACCGGGTGGAAAAAGGAGTACACGTTAAAACATCTCTTGATTACCTACAAAAGCAATACAAAAAAGGAAAACTAAGTAAGAAACAGATGATGGAATACATCACGATATTAAATCAAAACCAAAACTACGAGAAAAGCAAACAAATAAGTCAAGAGTTAGAAACTCGATTAACTTATAAAGACCGGGTAAAAAAAGAGTTTTGGCCATTGATAGAAAGCAAAAATTACGGAGATCCAGAATTTCAATTTGTATTAAATCATCTAAGCGTTCTTCAAAAAAATATAGGTGAAGAGACACTTGATCATTATTTACAATCTCGATTCCTTGTTCCTATCAGCCAATGTAGAACCAAACAAGGAGAGGCCACTCAACAACAATTGGAAAAGATACGCCAAGAGTTATCCCTAGTCGAATTTAAAAGTAAAGAAAATCTTATCAATAAATTACTCTTTGCAGAAGCTTGTGCACAAGAAAATATTGACAGCATCATCACTTTGACTCAAAAAATGTCTATTCAACCTTTTAGTAATGATGACCTCTGGTTCATTTTATCGCCCTATTTGAACTGGATGGATAAAAAAGGAAATAAAAAACAATTCTACGAGGCTGCTAATTTATTGGATTCTCTTGCCCTCAAAACGCAAGATAAAAATATGAAAACCAAACTGTCACATTATGCAGAATCATTCAAAATTCTAGCTTATCAAGGAATTTTTTTTCATGACTTGTCTTTCGATGAGGCTAAGCAAAAAGCTCAAAAAGAGAATAAAATGCTTTTCATCGATTGTTATACCAGGTGGTGTGGACCGTGTATGTACATGACCAATACTATTTTTAAAGAAGAAGCTCTTGGAGATTTTATGAACAAACAATTCATTTGTGTAAAATATGATCTGGAGACAGAGAAAGGAAGTATTATCCAAAAACAATATAACGTACAAGTTTATCCAACATTTATCATTTTAAATCCGGACGGCTCTTTACGTCATCAGTTTGTCGGGGGAGGTAATTCCAGTAAGTTCTTACAAAAAGTTAAAGATGGGCTAGATGATCGCCAATCCTTATCAGCACTAAACCATAAATACAACAACGGGTGTCGTGATAAAGAATTTCTAACTCTATATCTGAATAAACTAACCGAGTTATACTCTCCCCAAGCCATTCAAGTTGCCCTCGATCTTTTTCAGCAGTTAAATGAAGAAGAAAAATTATCCAAGAATTATTGGTTTCTTACTGGTAACATTGATATAGCCCCAAAAGATTCTGAAATTGGGAAATATGTCTTAGAGAACAGAGCTAAATTTTTCCAAACGATCGGAGAAGAAGAAGTTAACAACCGTTTGCTTAATAGCTACATGAAAGAAGTAATGATGATTCTTTATGGCAAAATGATACAAACAAGTCCAGAAAATTTAGACAAAATAAGTCGCCAAATCACAGCTTTACATTTAAAAAATAATCAAGTATACCAAGCTTATATAAAAATAGCTAAAGCTAAACTAAGCAACGATATTGATCATTTCATTTCGGTATGCGAAAAAGAGTATTCGAAAGAATTTAATAAAAAAGTTCTTTATAACATGGAAGGTGTTGGAAATAATGCAACTTCTGCCCAGAAAAAACGATGGAATGATTTTCTTAAAAAGATTAGCTCAAAATAA
- a CDS encoding Gldg family protein produces MKTIYDIARAELKIMFYSPIAWLIIIIFTVQVALRFTSTFGGLVWNESMNLGLPAGLTEHLFVSPFGGLYLTVLNYLYLYIPLLTMGLVSRELGSGTIKMLYSSPVTNTQIILGKFFAMMIFGIILVIIISLFIAFATINVKDFDLAPTLTGLLGIYLLICLYSAVGIFMSSLTSYQVVAAISTLFVLGTLNFVKGLWQHIDFIRDITWWLSMSGRVNELIKGLICSEDIIYFLIVTALFLVFAIIRLQAKRQKASWCITWSKYAGTFVLVALIGYATSRPKTMFFYDTTATKHNSLTQSSQEIISQLEGKLKVTTYINILDPNFGFLFPRDKNTDLQRFRHYTRFKPEMEFEYVYYYDQSPDPSIESRYPGMTDHQCMIDIAKTYREDTNRFLPPQKIRALIDLSGEHNRLTRIIEWENGNKAILRTFNDVMKFPSESEISASLKHLITKMPLVGFVTGHGERNYLGENARDYSLFTDNRPFRNALVNQGFDFTEVDLREKVSSKVDILVLADLRHPLSPEEFAHYKEYTERGGNVLIAGEVNRQKTMNPLVKMFGITFMPGQLVRPSQLSSPDLILSKITQDAPKIAPSFIHGIPVTMPGCLGLTYTPDLDYQMIPITVTDNNEVWNETETTDFIEDKPELNPEKGEHQQVYPTTLALTKPVGGKEQRIIILGDADCFSNDELGRARKNIDAYNFSLIYASFNWLSYNKAPIDTSRPSKTDNKIYIQEQGMKIARIGFVWCLPSILLLTALIIGIRRRKR; encoded by the coding sequence ATGAAAACAATATATGACATAGCAAGGGCCGAATTGAAAATTATGTTCTATTCTCCTATAGCTTGGTTAATTATTATCATATTTACCGTACAAGTCGCTCTACGATTTACCTCCACATTCGGAGGTCTGGTATGGAACGAATCCATGAATCTCGGTCTACCTGCCGGATTAACAGAGCATCTTTTCGTTTCTCCATTCGGAGGGTTGTATCTGACTGTACTGAATTACCTGTATCTTTACATTCCTTTACTCACGATGGGGCTAGTGAGCCGAGAATTAGGAAGCGGCACGATAAAAATGCTCTACTCATCTCCAGTGACTAATACCCAAATCATTCTCGGTAAATTTTTTGCCATGATGATTTTCGGAATTATCCTAGTTATAATTATTTCACTATTTATTGCTTTTGCCACTATTAACGTAAAAGATTTCGACCTAGCCCCGACACTTACTGGATTATTGGGTATTTATCTGCTAATTTGCCTCTATTCTGCAGTAGGAATATTCATGTCAAGTCTCACCTCCTATCAAGTTGTTGCAGCCATTTCGACTTTGTTTGTGTTGGGAACTCTAAACTTCGTTAAAGGCTTATGGCAACACATTGATTTCATCAGAGATATTACCTGGTGGCTATCCATGTCTGGACGTGTTAATGAATTGATCAAGGGGTTGATTTGTAGTGAGGATATTATTTACTTTCTTATCGTCACCGCTTTATTTCTGGTGTTTGCCATTATTCGGCTACAAGCAAAACGTCAAAAAGCCTCATGGTGTATAACATGGAGTAAATATGCCGGAACATTTGTACTCGTGGCATTAATTGGCTACGCCACGTCCCGTCCGAAAACCATGTTTTTTTATGATACGACAGCCACCAAGCATAACTCGTTAACTCAAAGCAGTCAAGAAATTATCTCTCAACTAGAGGGCAAACTAAAAGTTACAACTTACATTAACATTCTCGATCCAAACTTTGGTTTCCTTTTTCCCCGAGATAAGAATACAGACCTGCAACGTTTCAGACACTACACTCGTTTCAAGCCGGAAATGGAGTTTGAATACGTTTATTATTACGACCAATCTCCAGATCCATCCATCGAAAGCAGATATCCCGGCATGACCGACCACCAATGCATGATTGACATTGCCAAAACCTATAGGGAAGACACGAATCGTTTTCTTCCTCCTCAAAAAATTAGGGCGCTAATTGACCTTTCAGGAGAGCATAATAGATTAACTCGTATCATCGAATGGGAGAACGGGAATAAAGCAATATTACGAACATTCAATGACGTTATGAAATTTCCCAGTGAATCCGAGATTTCTGCCTCACTAAAACATTTGATTACCAAGATGCCTCTGGTTGGATTTGTAACCGGGCATGGAGAACGTAATTATCTGGGAGAAAATGCTAGAGATTATAGCCTATTCACGGATAACCGACCTTTTCGTAACGCTTTAGTGAATCAAGGTTTCGATTTCACAGAGGTAGATCTTCGAGAAAAGGTTTCCAGCAAAGTGGATATCCTCGTGTTGGCAGATCTCCGCCATCCATTGTCTCCGGAAGAATTTGCTCACTATAAAGAATACACGGAGCGGGGGGGTAATGTACTCATCGCTGGAGAAGTTAATCGACAAAAAACGATGAATCCCCTAGTGAAAATGTTCGGTATAACATTTATGCCCGGACAACTCGTACGCCCATCACAACTAAGCTCTCCGGATCTAATCCTTTCCAAAATCACACAGGATGCCCCAAAAATTGCACCCTCTTTTATTCATGGTATTCCTGTTACCATGCCTGGGTGCCTAGGGTTAACTTACACTCCCGATCTAGATTATCAGATGATCCCGATTACCGTAACAGACAACAACGAGGTGTGGAATGAAACGGAAACAACGGATTTTATTGAAGACAAACCGGAACTTAACCCAGAAAAGGGAGAACATCAACAGGTTTACCCGACCACCCTTGCACTGACAAAACCAGTGGGAGGGAAAGAACAGAGAATTATCATTTTAGGAGATGCTGATTGTTTCAGTAATGACGAGCTCGGTAGAGCCCGGAAAAATATAGATGCTTATAACTTTTCTTTGATTTATGCTTCTTTCAATTGGTTATCCTACAACAAAGCTCCTATTGATACAAGCAGACCCTCTAAAACCGATAACAAAATCTACATTCAAGAGCAAGGAATGAAAATTGCCCGTATCGGATTCGTTTGGTGTCTTCCAAGTATTCTTCTACTGACAGCCCTCATTATTGGAATCAGAAGGAGAAAAAGATAA
- a CDS encoding ABC transporter ATP-binding protein produces MQESIISIQKLSHRYSAQWAIRDINLEIRKNGIYGLLGSNGAGKSTTMNILCGVLQQTEGNVFIQGIDTKKQPEEAKCRIGFLPQKAPLHLDLTVEEFLSYCAKLHYIPAKEINKAIHEVLERCNISHFRKRLLRNLSGGYQQRVGIAQAIIHHPDFVVLDEPTNGLDPNQILEVRHLIKEIAEERTVLLSTHILSEVQATCEHIYMIEKGHMVFDGSVNEFDNYIRPSTLFVALAKQLSPEDLQAIPGILSVENLGNSQYRLQSANVQEALEQVVESSVSNHWGLIEIYPEKSSLDSIFSELSKK; encoded by the coding sequence ATGCAAGAATCTATTATAAGCATACAGAAACTATCCCATCGCTATTCTGCTCAATGGGCAATTCGGGATATTAACCTCGAAATACGAAAAAATGGAATTTACGGTTTACTCGGTTCCAACGGAGCCGGAAAATCAACAACGATGAACATCCTGTGCGGAGTTTTGCAACAGACGGAAGGAAACGTTTTTATCCAAGGTATTGACACAAAAAAACAACCGGAAGAAGCAAAATGTCGTATAGGTTTCCTTCCGCAAAAGGCACCTCTACATTTGGATCTAACCGTAGAAGAATTTCTATCTTACTGCGCAAAACTGCATTATATTCCAGCAAAAGAGATAAACAAAGCGATTCACGAGGTGTTAGAACGCTGTAATATTTCTCATTTCAGAAAAAGGTTACTCAGGAATCTATCCGGTGGATACCAACAACGTGTTGGTATTGCACAAGCAATCATACACCACCCAGATTTTGTGGTACTAGATGAGCCCACGAATGGTTTGGACCCGAATCAGATTCTAGAAGTTCGCCATCTAATTAAAGAAATAGCGGAAGAACGCACAGTCTTACTTTCCACGCATATTCTATCAGAAGTTCAAGCAACCTGTGAACACATTTATATGATTGAAAAAGGCCATATGGTTTTTGATGGGAGCGTAAACGAATTTGATAATTACATTCGCCCCTCTACCCTATTCGTGGCATTGGCCAAACAACTTTCACCGGAAGATTTACAAGCAATACCGGGAATCCTTTCCGTGGAAAATCTTGGTAATTCTCAATACCGTTTGCAATCTGCTAACGTACAAGAAGCCCTAGAACAAGTTGTAGAAAGCAGTGTTTCTAATCATTGGGGGTTAATAGAAATTTATCCAGAAAAAAGCTCTTTAGATTCTATATTTTCCGAATTATCTAAAAAATAA
- a CDS encoding Gldg family protein yields the protein MNKVKKFIMIGHIAKTELQTLFYSPIAWLVLVIIAIQTGMTFTDNFGSIVESQASGYSNTGISLRLFGPQGLLFMLQNNLYLYIPLLTMGLISRELSSGSIKLLYSAPVNNAQIVLGKYLAMMIFGLTIISIPLIYIIFCNFTVEHFELGAVLAGLTGIYLLICTYSAIGLFMSSISSYQIIAVICTVTTLGVLQVAGTMWQDMEFVQDITYWLSISNRTTELFRGLICSEDILYFIIVSSLFLSLTIARLRVIRQKIAWPVAWSRYIGIFALAMLLGFLTTRPYLMSFHDATHQKSNTLTPASQKILSKLDGGLTITAYNNILDRNYYLTLPKARTFDKYRFRQYWRFKPEIKFQYIHYYDKVDNIALEQQYPGLSDREKMIKMAKYSQIDTSLFLCPEEIRKIIDLSHEGNRFLRVLERENGKKAILRTFDDNHSIPTENEISAALQRLVMETPIIGFFQGHETRDYTDPSERGYSRFSGDIQNRHALINNGFDITGVQLDKEVPDSIDILVIADVRTSLESSEMVHLNNYIAKGGNLVIAGDVNRQEYMNPITESLGVTFLAGQLVKPSRYSTADVIISQAGPEAHLLSAPYFYTGMQIVMPGCTALAYSSKKGYRVTPLFTCDSSWNKLEPSNFIDDTIRLNTTIGETIQNHVTALALSRRVNNKEQKIVILGDADCISNGEIGRWRANLPTRNHSLVGGIFHWMSDGQAPLDVRRPLSQDNKVFLDADELPLIKIVFQWIIPGLLFLMGLFIWIRRRGK from the coding sequence ATGAACAAGGTTAAGAAGTTTATAATGATAGGACATATTGCTAAAACAGAGTTACAAACACTTTTCTATTCACCTATCGCCTGGTTGGTTCTCGTAATCATTGCCATCCAGACCGGCATGACATTCACGGACAATTTTGGGAGTATTGTCGAAAGTCAAGCTTCAGGATATTCTAATACAGGTATATCACTCCGACTTTTTGGACCTCAAGGGTTACTCTTTATGCTACAAAATAACCTATACCTATATATCCCTTTACTCACGATGGGATTAATTAGTCGAGAATTAAGCAGTGGTTCCATAAAATTACTATACTCTGCACCCGTAAATAATGCTCAAATCGTACTGGGGAAGTACCTCGCCATGATGATTTTCGGTTTAACAATTATCAGTATACCATTAATATATATTATTTTTTGTAACTTCACCGTGGAGCATTTTGAACTAGGAGCAGTACTTGCCGGGTTAACAGGGATCTACCTACTCATATGCACATATTCCGCAATCGGACTTTTCATGTCAAGTATCAGTTCTTACCAGATTATCGCCGTGATTTGTACCGTAACGACTCTCGGAGTATTACAAGTGGCAGGAACCATGTGGCAGGACATGGAGTTCGTGCAGGATATTACGTACTGGTTGTCTATCAGTAATCGGACAACCGAACTATTTAGAGGGTTAATATGCAGTGAGGATATTCTTTATTTTATCATTGTTTCTTCACTATTCTTAAGCCTTACTATCGCACGTCTACGAGTGATCCGCCAAAAAATTGCATGGCCCGTTGCCTGGAGCCGATATATCGGGATATTTGCTCTTGCCATGCTTCTTGGCTTTCTGACTACTCGCCCGTATCTAATGAGTTTTCACGATGCAACTCACCAAAAATCAAATACATTAACTCCTGCCAGTCAAAAAATCTTATCAAAATTAGACGGCGGCCTGACCATTACGGCCTATAATAATATTCTGGATCGGAATTATTATTTAACTTTACCAAAGGCACGAACTTTCGACAAATACCGATTCCGTCAATACTGGCGTTTTAAACCGGAGATTAAGTTTCAATATATCCATTATTACGATAAAGTGGATAATATTGCATTAGAACAGCAATACCCAGGTTTATCCGACCGAGAGAAAATGATTAAAATGGCAAAATACTCTCAAATAGACACTAGCCTGTTTTTGTGCCCGGAAGAAATACGAAAAATAATAGACCTCTCCCACGAAGGGAATCGCTTTCTGCGAGTCCTTGAACGGGAAAATGGCAAAAAAGCGATTCTTCGTACGTTTGACGATAATCATTCCATCCCTACAGAAAATGAAATATCTGCTGCACTCCAACGTTTGGTAATGGAAACTCCTATTATTGGCTTTTTCCAGGGCCACGAAACCCGGGATTATACCGATCCGAGTGAAAGGGGCTACAGCCGTTTCTCTGGAGACATACAGAATCGTCATGCCTTGATAAATAACGGATTTGATATCACAGGGGTTCAACTAGACAAAGAGGTTCCCGATAGCATTGATATTTTAGTTATCGCAGATGTAAGAACATCATTGGAAAGTAGCGAAATGGTACACTTGAATAATTACATTGCTAAAGGAGGTAACCTTGTTATTGCCGGAGATGTCAATCGACAAGAATACATGAATCCGATCACAGAGTCTCTTGGTGTTACGTTCCTAGCGGGGCAATTGGTAAAACCATCACGATATTCAACAGCAGACGTGATTATTTCCCAAGCCGGCCCTGAGGCCCATTTACTTTCCGCTCCCTATTTTTACACGGGTATGCAGATTGTCATGCCTGGTTGTACGGCTCTCGCTTATTCTTCGAAGAAAGGTTATCGTGTTACTCCTCTTTTTACTTGTGATTCCAGCTGGAATAAACTGGAACCCTCCAATTTCATCGATGACACTATTCGTTTAAATACAACAATCGGTGAAACCATACAGAATCATGTAACAGCACTCGCTTTATCCCGAAGAGTCAACAATAAAGAACAAAAAATAGTGATTTTGGGAGATGCCGATTGCATCAGTAATGGTGAAATCGGACGTTGGCGAGCCAATTTACCCACTCGCAATCATTCACTGGTTGGAGGAATTTTTCATTGGATGTCAGACGGACAAGCTCCATTGGATGTCCGCCGTCCCCTAAGTCAAGACAATAAAGTATTTCTTGATGCGGACGAATTACCTCTCATCAAAATAGTTTTTCAATGGATTATTCCAGGATTATTATTTCTAATGGGACTATTTATTTGGATCCGAAGACGAGGGAAATAA
- a CDS encoding ABC transporter ATP-binding protein, translating to METPIVKVENLSHRYNIQWAIRDINFEITRNGVYGLLGSNGAGKSTTMNIMCGVLKPTEGNVYINDISLQDHPIAAKSQIGFLPQQAPLYMDMTVNEYLTHCARMRHIPPKNISEAVRRVMTYCDITHFEKRVIRNLSGGYQQRVGIAQAIVHNPSVVIFDEPTNGLDPNQIIEVRHLIQEIARDKTVILSTHILREVQSICNYIYMIEQGTLVFSGTIEKFYNYIEPNSLIISLISAPPMEELRTIPGVTSVEEIGGTRYRLRFSERQDITTRIAETSVARGWRLNELRLEKSSLDSIFAELSRYKQS from the coding sequence ATGGAAACACCTATTGTGAAAGTGGAGAACTTGTCGCACCGTTACAACATCCAATGGGCGATCCGAGATATCAACTTCGAGATCACCCGAAACGGGGTCTATGGGTTACTCGGTTCAAATGGAGCCGGGAAGTCAACCACTATGAATATTATGTGCGGGGTATTGAAGCCAACGGAAGGCAACGTGTACATTAACGACATCAGCTTGCAGGATCATCCGATCGCAGCCAAAAGCCAAATTGGTTTTTTACCTCAACAAGCCCCTTTATACATGGATATGACCGTAAACGAATACTTGACACATTGTGCAAGAATGCGACACATTCCCCCTAAAAATATTTCAGAAGCCGTACGAAGGGTTATGACCTATTGTGATATTACTCATTTCGAAAAACGCGTGATACGCAACCTATCAGGAGGTTACCAACAACGTGTAGGGATTGCCCAAGCCATCGTTCATAATCCCAGCGTTGTTATTTTTGACGAACCCACTAACGGCTTGGACCCGAATCAAATCATTGAAGTCCGCCACCTGATTCAAGAAATTGCACGAGATAAGACAGTTATCCTTTCGACCCACATTTTACGAGAAGTTCAATCTATCTGTAACTACATTTATATGATAGAACAAGGAACACTAGTTTTTTCCGGAACCATTGAAAAATTTTACAATTACATTGAGCCTAATTCACTCATCATTTCTTTGATTTCAGCTCCTCCCATGGAAGAATTACGTACAATACCAGGAGTTACAAGTGTAGAAGAAATAGGAGGAACACGATATCGCTTACGATTCTCAGAACGGCAAGACATTACTACGCGAATAGCCGAAACAAGCGTTGCCAGAGGTTGGCGTCTCAATGAACTGAGACTGGAAAAAAGCTCTCTGGATTCCATATTTGCAGAACTATCAAGATACAAACAATCCTAA
- a CDS encoding HsmA family protein, producing the protein MQTISFLETAIVSITLALIFYTIGTWAERLQKTLKIWHVVFFLLGLTADTLGTSIMSRIVNESGGEEVLHAITGLLALILMAVHAIWAIWTYWRGSEKAKQNFSKFSVFVWAFWLIPYIIGAYLGSSH; encoded by the coding sequence ATGCAAACCATATCATTTTTAGAGACGGCTATCGTTAGTATTACGTTAGCCTTGATTTTCTACACGATCGGAACTTGGGCGGAACGCCTACAAAAGACACTCAAAATCTGGCATGTTGTTTTTTTTCTTCTCGGACTTACAGCCGATACCCTCGGAACCAGTATCATGTCACGAATCGTTAATGAATCTGGTGGAGAAGAAGTTTTACACGCAATAACCGGACTGCTTGCGTTAATCCTCATGGCAGTTCACGCGATATGGGCCATTTGGACATACTGGCGCGGATCTGAAAAAGCAAAACAAAATTTCAGTAAATTCAGTGTTTTCGTATGGGCTTTTTGGCTAATTCCCTACATCATAGGAGCATATTTAGGGAGTTCACATTAA